CAGGCCGGGACGAGCGCCAGGTCGCGGATCGCGGTGCGGTACGCCTCGAGCTCGCGCGCCTCGCCGGGTGCCGTGATGAAGCTGCCGCGGATGATGCCGCGCGTGTCGATGAGGAAGGTGGCCCGGTTCGCGAACCCCTTCTCCTCGAGGAACACACCGTACTCCTTCGCGACCTGCCCGTGGGGCCAGAAGTCGGCGAGGAGCTGGAAGTCGATGCCCTGCTGCTGGGCCCAGGCGCGCAGCGTGTGCTTGCTGTCGACGCTGATGCCGATGAGCTCCACGCGGCTGTCGGCGAAGAGGCCGAGGTTCTCCTCGAGCTGGCACATCTCGCCCGTGCAGGTCCCGGAGAAGGCGAGGGGGAAGAAGACGAGGGCGACCGCGCGGTGTCCGCGGTACTCGCTCAACCGGACGCGCTCGCCGAACTGGTTGGCGAGCTCGAAGTCGGGAGCCTGTGTGTCGTTGGCCAGGGCCATGGGGTGCGGATCCTTCCGTGCCGGCAGATGTCCCCTGTCTGGCACGAGGGTCGAGCTTACGCCGGGGATCCGCGATGTCCAGCCCCGCGGGGCCGCGGCGGGCCCGGCGGGACGCGCCGCCCGCCGTCCGTGACCGTCGGTCGGCATGGGTAGGCTGGCCCTCGGCGTACGCGCGGTCTCGCACCCTTCGAGCCCCGTGGCACCGAAGACGATGTCTGCACACCACAGGAAGAGGTCGAGGGTGACTGTCAACGACCAGGATCCGTACTCGGTGAACCACACCGACCAGGATCCGGAAGAGACCGCCGAATGGAACGAGTCCCTCGACGGGCTCGTCGAGACGCAGGGCCGGGGTCGCGCGCGCGACGTCATGCTCAGCCTCCTCAAGCGCTCGAAGGAGCTGCACCTCGGCGTGCCGATGGTCCCGACCACGGACTACATCAACACCATCGCGCCGGAGAACGAGCCCGACTTCCCCGGCGACGAGGACCTCGAGCGCCGCTACCGCGCGTGGATCCGCTGGAACGCGGCCGTCACGGTGCACCGGGCCCAGCGCCCCGGCATCGCGGTCGGCGGGCACATCGCCACGTACGCCTCCTCGGCCGCCCTCTACGAGGTCGGCTACAACCACTTCTTCCGCGGCCAGGACCACCCCGGCGGCGGCGACCAGGTCTTCGTGCAGGGCCACGCCTCCCCCGGCACCTACGCCCGCGCCTTCCTCGAGGGACGCCTGAGCGAGCACCAGCTCGACGGCTTCCGCCAGGAGAAGAGCCACGCCGGCGGCGGCCTCTCGTCGTACCCGCACCCCCGCCTCATGCCGGAGTTCTGGCAGTTCCCGACCGTGTCGATGGGCCTCGGCCCGATCAACGCGATCTACCAGGCGCAGGCGAACAAGTACCTCACCAACCGCGGCATCAAGGACGCGTCCGACCAGCAGGTCTGGGCGTTCCTCGGCGACGGCGAGATGGACGAGGTCGAGAGCCGCGGCCAGCTGCAGGTGGCGGCGAACGAGAAGCTCGACAACCTCAACTTCGTCATCAACTGCAACCTGCAGCGCCTCGACGGCCCGGTCCGCGGCAACGGCAAGATCATCCAGGAGCTCGAGAGCTTCTTCCGCGGCGCCGGCTGGAACGTCATCAAGGTCGTCTGGGGCCGCGAGTGGGACGACCTGCTCGCCCGCGACACCGAGGGCGCGCTCCTCGACCTCATGAACCGCACGCCGGACGGCGACTACCAGACCTACAAGGCCGAGAGCGGCGCCTACATCCGCGAGAACTTCTTCGGGCGCGACGAGCGCACCGCGAAGCTCGTCGAGGGCTACACGGACGACCAGATCTGGAACCTCAAGCGCGGCGGCCACGACTACCGCAAGGTGTACGCGGCATTCAAGGCGGCGAGCGAGCACACGGGCCAGCCCACGGTCATCCTCGCCAAGACGGTCAAGGGCTACGGCCTCGGCCCGAGCTTCGAGGGCCGCAACGCAACCCACCAGATGAAGAAGCTGACGCTGGACAACCTCAAGCAGTTCCGCGACGAGATGCGCGTGCCGATCACGGACGCCCAGCTCGAGGCGGACCCGTACCTGCCGCCGTACTACCACCCCGGCCAGGACGACGAGGCCATCCAGTACATGCAGGAGCGCCGCCGCGCGCTCGGCGGGTACTCGCCCGAGCGCCGCGCCAAGCACACGGCGATAACCCTCCCGGACGACTCCGCGTACCGCATCTCCAAGAAGGGATCCGGCACGCAGGAGATCGCCACGACCATGGCGTTCGTCCGCCTGCTGAAGGACCTCATCCGCTCGAAGGACTTCGGCAACCGCGTCGTCCCGATCATCCCGGACGAGGCCCGCACGTTCGGCATCGACGCCTTCTTCCCGACGGCGAAGATCTACAACCCGAACGGCCAGCACTACACGTCGGTCGACCGCGAGCTGCTGCTGTCCTACAAGGAGAGCCCGCAGGGCCAGATCGTGCACGTGGGCATCAACGAGGCGGGCGCCCTGGCGGCGTTCACCAACCTCGGCACCACGTACTCGACGCAGGGCGAGCCGCTCATCCCGATCTACGTCTTCTACTCGATGTTCGGGTTCCAGCGCACGGGCGACGCGATCTGGGCGGCCGGCGACCAGATGGCGCGCGGCTTCCTCATCGGCGCCACCGCGGGACGCACCACGCTCACCGGCGAGGGCCTCCAGCACGCTGACGGCCACTCGCTCGTCCTCTCGCAGACGAACCCGGCGATCGTGTCCTACGACCCGGCGTACGCCTACGAGATCGGGCACATCGTGCGGTCCGGCCTCGAGCGCATGTACGGCGGGGACCACGAGGACCCGAACGTCATGTACTACCTCACGGTCTACAACGAGCCGATCATCCACCCGAGCGAGCCCGAGGGCGTGGACGTGGACGGCATCGTCCGCGGCGTCTACAAGCTCAAGGACGGCTGGGTCGACGGACCCAAGGCGCAGCTCATGGCGTCCGGCGTCGCGGTCCCGTGGGCCCTGGAGGCGCAGCAGCTGCTGGCCGAGGACTGGGGCGTCTCCGCCGACGTGTGGTCCGTCACCTCGTGGGGCGAGCTGCGCCGCGACGGCCTGGCCACGGAGGAGCACAACATGCTCCACCCGCACTCCGAGACCCGGGTCCCGTACCTGGAGGAGAAGCTGCGTCACGCCGAGGGCCCGTTCGTCGCGGTCACCGACTTCTCGCACGCGGTCCCCGACCAGATCCGCCAGTTCGTCCCCGGGGACTACTCGACGCTCGGCGCCGACGGCTTCGGCTTCTCGGACACGCGTCCGGCTGCCCGCCGCTTCTTCGCGATCGACGGTCCGTCGATGGTCGTGAAGACGCTGCAGCGGCTCGCGAAGCAGGGCAAGGTCGACCAGGACGCGCCGAAGTGGGCGATCGACAAGTACCGTCTGCTCGACGTGAACGCCGGCACGACCGGATCGGCGGGCGGCGAGGCGTGAGCTGCGCCGACCTGACGTGACACCCAGCGACCGGCACGACACCGACGTGGAGACCGGGGAGACGAAGGCGGAGACGCTGACGTGGCTCCGGTCCCTGTCGGGCGAGCTCGCGAGCGCGACGCTCAAGCGGCTGGAGGACACGCTGCCCTGGTACGGCGAGATGCCGCCCGGGCGGCGGTCCGCCGTCGGTCTGGTCGCGCAGGCGGGCATCACGTCCTTCATCCACTGGTATGACGACCCCGACTCCACCCCGTGGATCGCGGCGGACGTGTTCGGCGCGGCACCCCGCGAGCTCCTGCGCTCCGTGAGCCTGCAGCAGACGCTGCAGCTCATCCGCGTCACGGTGGAGGTCGTCGAGGACCGCGTACGTGACCGGCACCGCACGGTGCGCGACGCGATCCTCCTGTACTCGCGGGAGATCGCGTTCGCCGCGGCCGACGTCTACGCGCGCGCCGCCGAGGCCCGCGGCCTCTGGGACGCCCGGCTCGAGGCGCTCGTCGTCGACAGCATCCTGTCCGGCGAGTACGACGACGAGCTGCCCTCGCGGATCGCAGCGCTCGGCTGGCACGGGCACGGCGAGGTCTCCGTGCTCGTGGGCACGGCGCCCGCGGTGCTCGACGTCGACCAGCTGCGGCGCACGGCGCGGCACCTCGAGGCCGACGTGCTCATCGGGGTCCAGGGCAGCCGCCTGGTCCTCGTCATCGGACGCGCATCCCCCGCCGTCGTCGACCCGGACGCCGCGGCGCCGGAGACGGCCCCCGTGTCCTTCCTCGAGATCGCCACGCAGCTCGAGCCCGGCTTCGGATCCGGCCACCTGGTGCTCGGCCACGAGGTGCCGAGCCTCGTGGAGGCGTCGCGGAGCGCGCGGGCCGCGCTGGCCGGCTTCGCCGTCGCCCGGTCGTGGCGGAACGCGCCGCGGCCCACGCTCGCCGACGACCTGCTGCCCGAGCGCGCCCTCGCCGGCGACCCGCTCGCCCGGTCGACGCTCATCAACCGGATCTACAAGCCGCTGCAGGCGCACTCGACCGAGCTGCTCGCGACGCTGTGGTGCTACCTCGACACGGGCCGCTCGCTCGAGGCGACCGCGCGGGAGCTGTTCGTGCACCCCAACACGGTGCGCTACCGCCTCAAGCGCGTCTCCGACGTGATCGGCTGGGACGCCACGGGCGCGCGCGAGGCCCTCATCCTGCAGGCGGCGCTCATCATCGGGAGCATCGCCGAGGCGGGCACCACGGTCCCCAAGCAGCAGGGGTCGGGTCGCGCCCGCCCGAAGCGCCAGGCGGCACGATGACGCGCCTTCCTCGTGGCATCGTCACAATGTCCCGGCGGATCCTCTGTAGGACGCCGACTCCGACGCGCCCCGCGGCGGGCGGGAGGATGGACGGATGATCATCGTCGTCTGCCCGGGCCAGGGCTCCCAGAAGCCCGGCTTCCTCTCCCCCTGGCTCGAGCACCCCGAGCACGCGCGACGACTGGGCGAGCTGGGCGACGCGGCGGGACTCGACCTCGTCACCCACGGCACCACGTCCGACGCCGACACCATCCGCGACACCGCCGTCGCGCAGCCGCTCATCGTGGCCGCCGGCATCGTCGCCCTGCACGCCCTCCTCGCCGACGGCCGTGACGCCTACGTCGCCGGCATCGCGGGCCACTCGGTCGGCGAGATCAC
The genomic region above belongs to Clavibacter phaseoli and contains:
- a CDS encoding PucR family transcriptional regulator codes for the protein MTPSDRHDTDVETGETKAETLTWLRSLSGELASATLKRLEDTLPWYGEMPPGRRSAVGLVAQAGITSFIHWYDDPDSTPWIAADVFGAAPRELLRSVSLQQTLQLIRVTVEVVEDRVRDRHRTVRDAILLYSREIAFAAADVYARAAEARGLWDARLEALVVDSILSGEYDDELPSRIAALGWHGHGEVSVLVGTAPAVLDVDQLRRTARHLEADVLIGVQGSRLVLVIGRASPAVVDPDAAAPETAPVSFLEIATQLEPGFGSGHLVLGHEVPSLVEASRSARAALAGFAVARSWRNAPRPTLADDLLPERALAGDPLARSTLINRIYKPLQAHSTELLATLWCYLDTGRSLEATARELFVHPNTVRYRLKRVSDVIGWDATGAREALILQAALIIGSIAEAGTTVPKQQGSGRARPKRQAAR
- a CDS encoding peroxiredoxin, translated to MALANDTQAPDFELANQFGERVRLSEYRGHRAVALVFFPLAFSGTCTGEMCQLEENLGLFADSRVELIGISVDSKHTLRAWAQQQGIDFQLLADFWPHGQVAKEYGVFLEEKGFANRATFLIDTRGIIRGSFITAPGEARELEAYRTAIRDLALVPA
- the aceE gene encoding pyruvate dehydrogenase (acetyl-transferring), homodimeric type → MTVNDQDPYSVNHTDQDPEETAEWNESLDGLVETQGRGRARDVMLSLLKRSKELHLGVPMVPTTDYINTIAPENEPDFPGDEDLERRYRAWIRWNAAVTVHRAQRPGIAVGGHIATYASSAALYEVGYNHFFRGQDHPGGGDQVFVQGHASPGTYARAFLEGRLSEHQLDGFRQEKSHAGGGLSSYPHPRLMPEFWQFPTVSMGLGPINAIYQAQANKYLTNRGIKDASDQQVWAFLGDGEMDEVESRGQLQVAANEKLDNLNFVINCNLQRLDGPVRGNGKIIQELESFFRGAGWNVIKVVWGREWDDLLARDTEGALLDLMNRTPDGDYQTYKAESGAYIRENFFGRDERTAKLVEGYTDDQIWNLKRGGHDYRKVYAAFKAASEHTGQPTVILAKTVKGYGLGPSFEGRNATHQMKKLTLDNLKQFRDEMRVPITDAQLEADPYLPPYYHPGQDDEAIQYMQERRRALGGYSPERRAKHTAITLPDDSAYRISKKGSGTQEIATTMAFVRLLKDLIRSKDFGNRVVPIIPDEARTFGIDAFFPTAKIYNPNGQHYTSVDRELLLSYKESPQGQIVHVGINEAGALAAFTNLGTTYSTQGEPLIPIYVFYSMFGFQRTGDAIWAAGDQMARGFLIGATAGRTTLTGEGLQHADGHSLVLSQTNPAIVSYDPAYAYEIGHIVRSGLERMYGGDHEDPNVMYYLTVYNEPIIHPSEPEGVDVDGIVRGVYKLKDGWVDGPKAQLMASGVAVPWALEAQQLLAEDWGVSADVWSVTSWGELRRDGLATEEHNMLHPHSETRVPYLEEKLRHAEGPFVAVTDFSHAVPDQIRQFVPGDYSTLGADGFGFSDTRPAARRFFAIDGPSMVVKTLQRLAKQGKVDQDAPKWAIDKYRLLDVNAGTTGSAGGEA